In Paramisgurnus dabryanus chromosome 7, PD_genome_1.1, whole genome shotgun sequence, the following are encoded in one genomic region:
- the mtx2 gene encoding metaxin-2, which yields MSLAAEAFVSQIAAAEPWPENAALYQPLKEDQILLSDSASSLAVQTFLRMCGLPVQVCCRSNAEYMSPSGKVPFIHVGNQVVSELGPTVQFAKAKGHSLSDGLDDVQRAEMKAYMELVNNMLLTAELYIQWCDDFTAAEISRPRYSSPYSWPLNHILAYQKQWEVRRKMNAIGWAGKSLQQVYEDVSQCCQALSQRLGTQPYFFNKQPTELDALVFGHLFTILTTQLTNDELAEKVKSYTNLLSFCHRIEQTYFKEHDRDSQSGSSRYSKGSLP from the exons ATGTCTCTTGCTGCAGAGGCGTTCGTCTCTCAAATTGCAG CTGCAGAGCCATGGCCTGAAAATGCTGCTTTGTATCAACCTCTTAAGG AGGATCAAATCCTGCTGTCAGATTCAGCATCCTCCCTGGCAGTCCAG ACATTCCTGAGGATGTGTGGTCTGCCAGTACAGGTGTGCTGCCGATCCAATGCTGAATACATGTCACCATCAG gtAAGGTTCCTTTCATCCATGTCGGGAATCAGGTTGTGTCAGAATTGGGGCCGACTGTGCAGTTTGCAAAGGCAAAG GGTCATTCCCTGAGTGATGGGTTAGATGATGTCCAGAGGGCAGAGATGAAAGCTTACATGGAGCTGGTCAATAACATGCTATTGACTGCAGAG CTGTATATCCAGTGGTGTGATGATTTTACTGCTGCAGAG ATCTCCAGGCCCCGATATAGTAGTCCATACTCATGGCCACTCAATCACATTCTGGCCTATCAGAAGCAGTGGGAGGTGCGGAGAAAGATGAACGCGATTGGATGGGCCGGAAAAAGCCTGCAGCAG GTATATGAAGATGTGAGTCAGTGTTGTCAGGCTTTGTCACAGCGACTGGGAACCCAGCCCTACTTTTTCAACAAACA GCCGACTGAACTGGACGCTCTGGTGTTTGGTCATCTCTTCACCATACTTACCACACAGCTTACCAACGATGAGCTAGCAGAGAAGGTTAAATCCTACACCAACCTATTATCTTTCTGCCACCGTATTGAACAGACTTATTTTAAAGAACACGACAGAGATAGCCAATCCGGGTCCTCACGTTATTCCAAAGGCTCGCTCCCCTAA